One segment of Thermosynechococcus sp. HN-54 DNA contains the following:
- a CDS encoding pentapeptide repeat-containing protein encodes MEADVLLKRYNVGDRDFAGVRLRRANLSRCILTGIDLSRADLTDAALQSTNLQGADLRGAILTGVNLSQADLRGADLRGVILISADLRWVSLRKANLTGADLSRANLANADLSEANLTGAQLSEAILRDANLTLTDLTLAELERANLTRANLTEAYLRGADLADAVLRESQLVQANLRGANLSATNLQQANLERAVLIGANLRRARLEEASLREVAFKEANLRHACLDKANLVGADLRGVSLAQALLRGANLSSAILIGANLMGANLSGADLRGANLIEAILTGASLNGVDLSAVDMSEAILPDGYLSE; translated from the coding sequence GTGGAAGCTGATGTTTTACTGAAACGATATAACGTGGGCGATCGCGACTTTGCGGGGGTACGCTTGCGCCGTGCTAACCTGAGTCGGTGTATTTTGACGGGCATTGATCTTTCCCGTGCCGATCTCACCGATGCGGCTTTGCAAAGTACCAACCTGCAAGGAGCCGATTTGCGGGGGGCGATTCTTACTGGCGTCAATCTCAGTCAGGCGGATTTGCGGGGGGCGGATCTCCGCGGCGTGATTTTAATTAGCGCCGATCTACGCTGGGTGTCGTTGCGCAAGGCCAACCTCACGGGGGCGGATCTCAGCCGTGCCAACCTGGCCAATGCGGATCTCAGTGAGGCCAACCTCACCGGTGCTCAACTTAGTGAGGCGATTTTGCGGGATGCCAATTTGACCCTCACAGATCTCACCCTTGCTGAGCTAGAGCGAGCCAACCTCACCCGTGCCAACCTGACGGAGGCCTATTTACGGGGCGCTGATTTGGCGGATGCGGTCTTGCGGGAAAGTCAACTCGTACAGGCGAATTTGCGCGGTGCCAACCTCAGTGCCACCAATTTGCAGCAGGCCAATTTAGAACGCGCCGTCCTGATTGGTGCGAATCTGCGTCGTGCCCGCCTTGAAGAAGCCAGTCTTCGCGAAGTCGCCTTCAAAGAAGCGAATTTACGCCATGCCTGTTTGGACAAAGCCAACCTTGTCGGTGCCGATTTGCGAGGGGTGAGCCTTGCCCAAGCGCTGCTGCGGGGAGCCAATCTCAGCTCTGCCATTCTCATTGGCGCCAACTTAATGGGGGCGAATCTCAGCGGTGCCGATCTGCGGGGAGCCAATCTCATCGAAGCGATTCTCACCGGTGCCAGCCTCAATGGCGTTGATCTGAGTGCCGTGGATATGAGCGAGGCGATTCTGCCGGATGGCTATCTCTCGGAATAG
- a CDS encoding Spy/CpxP family protein refolding chaperone: MKKNIQRLMVAIALVAGISGTTIPPQVIAQTSGGLLTAEQMKKLNLSVEQKQAVLRLTLRTNDRILRILDRDQQRIFRNAIKQGKSTGEAMNLVSLRPDQKNQLSKVMQDTRVEMLTILTPEQVKQLQGSR, from the coding sequence ATGAAAAAGAATATTCAGCGATTAATGGTGGCGATCGCCCTTGTGGCGGGTATCAGTGGCACAACCATTCCACCTCAGGTGATTGCCCAAACCAGTGGCGGCCTCCTGACCGCTGAGCAAATGAAAAAACTCAATCTTAGTGTTGAGCAAAAACAGGCCGTACTGCGCCTGACACTCCGCACTAATGATCGCATTCTAAGAATTCTGGATCGCGACCAACAGCGCATTTTCCGCAATGCCATTAAGCAGGGAAAATCCACGGGTGAAGCCATGAACTTGGTCTCCCTGCGCCCCGATCAAAAAAATCAGCTCTCGAAGGTGATGCAGGATACCCGCGTGGAAATGCTGACCATTCTCACCCCCGAGCAGGTGAAGCAACTGCAAGGATCGCGCTAA
- a CDS encoding carbon dioxide-concentrating mechanism protein CcmK, with protein sequence MGDVEGVMVMAAEAVGMVQVLGYPAALAVADTLVKAAQVTLVSCEGIGAGYWTVVIRGEVADVNAAVRAARSLKGHEVISHQIIARPAGNLEHVLPIVVPHQPPEDFLL encoded by the coding sequence ATGGGAGACGTGGAAGGGGTAATGGTGATGGCAGCGGAAGCGGTGGGCATGGTGCAGGTCTTGGGATACCCGGCAGCCCTTGCTGTGGCCGATACATTGGTGAAAGCGGCTCAGGTCACCCTTGTCAGTTGTGAGGGCATTGGTGCGGGCTATTGGACAGTGGTGATCCGAGGAGAGGTGGCGGACGTGAATGCAGCAGTTCGAGCGGCGCGATCGCTCAAGGGTCACGAGGTCATCTCGCATCAGATTATTGCCCGTCCCGCTGGCAATCTCGAACACGTCCTACCGATTGTAGTCCCTCACCAGCCACCTGAGGATTTTCTACTTTGA
- a CDS encoding transposase — protein MASFSVLVKSILKQLSPCDYPVLNSQLFFKIWLTYILDQGLTSMRALFYRLNHSGITVDMSTFSKANKTRTTTLFERIYTHLMSQARKRHRCSSLMLFPIDSTVITLTSKLFWFYKYHQVKLITGFDLTENILGKAVVSFGERHDLSFQDEILEMIPENAVAIMDRGFASWRFLERLSERKCLFVVRIKNNMRMKLNHERYRVVQFFDEHGTEFRIATNLMHLSDEEVSELYRHRWGIENLWKFLKMHLSLDKLITKSLNGVINQIYMVLIGYLILELMEIPEYFGRKLLDKLRYLQLELSRRCSIVHWSFDWQPELLVT, from the coding sequence ATGGCATCTTTTTCAGTTCTTGTCAAGTCTATTCTCAAGCAGCTCAGCCCTTGCGACTACCCCGTCCTCAACTCTCAATTGTTCTTCAAAATCTGGTTGACCTACATTCTCGACCAAGGATTAACCAGCATGAGAGCCTTATTTTATCGCTTGAATCATTCGGGGATTACAGTGGATATGTCCACGTTTTCCAAGGCGAACAAAACTCGAACAACCACCTTATTTGAGAGGATTTACACTCATCTCATGTCTCAAGCTCGCAAGAGACATCGTTGTTCAAGTCTGATGCTGTTTCCTATTGATTCAACCGTCATTACCCTGACGAGTAAGCTCTTTTGGTTCTACAAATACCATCAAGTGAAGTTAATTACAGGATTTGATTTAACAGAGAACATCCTGGGTAAGGCAGTAGTCTCTTTTGGGGAGAGACATGACCTAAGCTTTCAAGACGAGATTTTAGAAATGATCCCTGAGAATGCCGTTGCCATCATGGATAGAGGGTTTGCGAGTTGGAGATTTTTAGAGCGGCTGAGTGAGAGGAAGTGTTTATTTGTTGTGCGTATCAAGAATAACATGAGAATGAAGCTCAATCATGAGAGATACCGAGTGGTTCAATTTTTTGATGAGCATGGAACAGAGTTTCGTATTGCGACGAATCTAATGCATCTAAGTGATGAGGAAGTGAGTGAGCTGTATCGGCATCGGTGGGGGATTGAGAACTTATGGAAGTTTCTAAAGATGCATTTATCATTAGACAAGCTGATTACGAAGAGTTTGAATGGGGTGATAAATCAGATTTATATGGTTTTGATTGGGTACTTAATTTTAGAGCTAATGGAGATACCTGAATACTTTGGCAGGAAGCTATTAGACAAATTGCGATATTTGCAACTGGAACTGAGTCGCCGCTGCTCGATAGTGCATTGGAGCTTTGATTGGCAGCCAGAGCTACTTGTCACTTAG
- the leuB gene encoding 3-isopropylmalate dehydrogenase produces the protein MATTYRIAVLAGDGIGPEITAVALDVLRAIAPRFDLAFDFVPALVGGCAIDAVGEPLPAATLETCRQSDAVLLAAIGGTQWDTLPRHLRPETGLLALRSGLGLFANLRPAKIFPQLLHASSLKPEVIDGVDLMVVRELTGGIYFGQPRGIFTTETGEQRGVNTMAYTATEIDRIGRVAFETARKRQGKLCSVDKANVLEVSQLWRDRLTALSAEYPDVELTHLYVDNAAMQLVRAPKQFDTIVTANLFGDILSDIAAMLTGSIGMLPSASLGESGPGLFEPVHGSAPDIAGQDKANPLAMVLSAAMMLRYGLNQPAAAQAIEEAITRVLDQGYRTGDLMSEGCTLVGCREMGNLLIKELSQ, from the coding sequence ATGGCAACCACGTATCGCATTGCTGTTTTGGCTGGGGATGGCATCGGTCCAGAAATTACTGCCGTCGCCCTTGATGTGTTGCGAGCGATCGCTCCCCGCTTTGACTTGGCATTTGACTTTGTTCCTGCCCTTGTGGGGGGCTGTGCCATTGATGCCGTCGGTGAACCCCTACCCGCAGCAACGCTGGAAACCTGTCGCCAAAGTGATGCCGTGCTTTTAGCTGCCATTGGCGGAACCCAGTGGGATACCTTGCCGCGTCATCTGCGCCCGGAGACTGGGTTACTTGCCCTTCGGTCGGGTCTGGGTTTATTTGCTAACTTGCGCCCCGCCAAAATCTTTCCCCAACTGCTCCATGCCTCCTCCCTCAAGCCGGAAGTGATTGACGGCGTGGATCTCATGGTGGTGCGCGAACTGACAGGCGGCATTTACTTTGGTCAACCGCGGGGCATTTTCACCACGGAAACAGGCGAGCAGCGGGGCGTGAATACGATGGCCTATACCGCCACCGAAATTGATCGCATTGGCCGTGTGGCCTTTGAAACCGCTCGCAAACGACAGGGCAAGCTCTGCTCCGTGGATAAAGCCAATGTCCTTGAAGTCTCGCAATTGTGGCGCGATCGCCTAACGGCCCTCAGTGCTGAATACCCCGATGTCGAACTGACGCACCTCTACGTGGACAATGCCGCCATGCAACTGGTGCGTGCCCCAAAACAGTTTGACACAATTGTGACCGCTAACTTGTTCGGTGACATTCTTTCCGATATTGCCGCCATGCTCACGGGCAGTATTGGTATGCTCCCCTCTGCCAGCCTCGGGGAGTCGGGGCCGGGCTTGTTTGAACCCGTTCATGGTTCTGCTCCCGACATTGCCGGCCAAGATAAAGCCAACCCGCTCGCAATGGTACTGAGTGCGGCAATGATGCTGCGCTATGGCCTCAACCAGCCCGCGGCTGCCCAAGCAATTGAAGAGGCGATTACTCGCGTTTTGGATCAAGGGTACCGCACCGGCGACTTAATGTCTGAGGGCTGTACGCTGGTGGGCTGTCGCGAAATGGGCAACCTCTTGATTAAAGAATTATCCCAATAG
- the cofH gene encoding 7,8-didemethyl-8-hydroxy-5-deazariboflavin synthase subunit CofH has protein sequence MQTTGAIAELEEVVANNGISAQQAQTLLATALPVARISAPQEPLPPLLRALQTASDRLRQQQVGDTVTYVINRNINFTNICEQHCAFCAFRRDATAADAYWLEIETILSKVAEAVGQGATEICMQGGLNPAAKECGSSLRYYQFLVRQIKTAFPQLHLHAFSPQEIQFIAREDDLSYAQVIDVLHQTGVDSMPGTAAEVLVDRVRAKICPQKINTTTWLEIVETAHRLGVWTTSTMLCGHIETPADQVAHLQHLQQLQQKALEQDYPARITEFILLPYVGELAPKAMRQWVGHHQPQLLPTLVLTAVARLFLGRWIPNHQPSWVKLGLEGATMALNWGCNDLGGTLMEEHITSVAGAKGGTALRPRELVAAIRSLGRIPRQRTTLYDAVGEMQ, from the coding sequence ATGCAGACCACAGGGGCGATCGCGGAGCTAGAGGAGGTTGTGGCTAACAATGGCATTTCTGCCCAACAAGCCCAAACCCTTTTGGCAACCGCCCTTCCCGTAGCCAGAATCAGTGCTCCTCAAGAACCATTGCCCCCCCTCCTCAGGGCACTGCAAACTGCTAGCGATCGCCTGCGCCAGCAGCAAGTGGGAGACACCGTCACCTATGTGATTAACCGCAACATCAACTTTACGAATATCTGTGAGCAACACTGTGCTTTCTGTGCCTTTCGTCGGGATGCGACAGCAGCGGATGCCTACTGGTTAGAGATTGAGACTATTCTCAGCAAAGTGGCCGAAGCTGTTGGCCAAGGAGCAACGGAAATTTGTATGCAGGGGGGTCTCAATCCAGCAGCTAAAGAATGTGGGTCCAGTTTGCGCTATTACCAATTCCTCGTGCGGCAAATCAAAACCGCCTTTCCGCAACTCCATCTCCATGCCTTTTCGCCCCAAGAAATTCAATTCATTGCCCGTGAGGATGACCTCTCCTATGCCCAAGTGATTGATGTCCTGCATCAGACTGGGGTGGACTCCATGCCGGGTACCGCCGCTGAGGTGTTAGTGGATCGAGTGCGGGCAAAAATCTGTCCTCAGAAAATTAACACCACAACATGGCTAGAGATTGTTGAAACCGCCCATCGTTTGGGGGTGTGGACAACCAGCACAATGCTCTGCGGCCACATTGAAACACCAGCCGATCAGGTGGCTCACCTGCAACATCTGCAACAGCTTCAGCAGAAGGCGCTAGAGCAGGACTACCCAGCACGAATTACCGAGTTTATCCTCCTGCCTTATGTGGGGGAACTTGCCCCCAAGGCAATGCGACAATGGGTAGGACACCATCAACCACAGTTATTACCAACATTGGTTCTGACGGCAGTGGCACGGTTGTTTTTAGGGCGGTGGATTCCCAACCATCAGCCTAGTTGGGTCAAATTGGGTCTTGAGGGTGCAACAATGGCACTCAACTGGGGGTGTAATGATTTGGGGGGAACGTTGATGGAAGAACACATTACTTCCGTGGCCGGGGCAAAAGGGGGAACCGCTCTTAGGCCTAGGGAGTTAGTGGCAGCGATTCGCTCCCTTGGTCGCATCCCCCGTCAGCGGACAACCCTTTACGATGCCGTTGGAGAGATGCAATGA
- a CDS encoding YqhA family protein, producing the protein MRRLSQLERVVEPFLWYFRLFVIIPVIFSLLSTFALFILGSHEILLGLGIQFRNYGDSTIYIKTLGYIITGIDLYLIGIILLLFALGIYELFISKIDAGLARDRATDVSLMQAQSLDQLKDKLLKTIVMALVVTFFKQLIAFSVKTPLDLLYLAAAILIIAISTYLMYRVSSEAHH; encoded by the coding sequence ATGCGAAGATTGTCCCAACTGGAGAGGGTAGTTGAGCCGTTTCTCTGGTATTTCCGCCTTTTTGTCATTATTCCAGTTATTTTTAGCCTATTGAGTACGTTTGCTCTTTTCATTCTTGGCAGTCATGAAATTCTTCTGGGGCTAGGCATCCAATTTCGCAACTATGGGGATTCCACAATTTATATCAAAACGCTTGGCTACATCATCACGGGTATTGATTTGTATTTAATTGGCATTATTTTATTGCTGTTTGCCCTCGGTATCTATGAACTGTTTATTTCTAAAATTGATGCGGGTCTAGCTCGCGATCGCGCCACTGATGTTTCGCTAATGCAGGCTCAAAGCTTAGATCAGCTTAAGGATAAACTGCTGAAAACAATTGTCATGGCCTTAGTGGTTACCTTCTTTAAGCAACTGATTGCCTTCAGTGTCAAAACCCCCTTAGATTTGCTTTACTTGGCCGCTGCAATTCTAATTATTGCTATCAGCACCTACTTGATGTACCGCGTCAGTTCAGAAGCGCATCACTAG
- the rfaE2 gene encoding D-glycero-beta-D-manno-heptose 1-phosphate adenylyltransferase gives MAHSVSVLRRSPLNLYTLETLVAAINAAPQDWRPLVFTNGCFDLIHAGHVRYLAAARALGKRLVVGLNSDRSVAALKPKRPIIPEQQRAEVLASLRSVDAVVLFSDRTATTLIEILQPEIYVKGGDYQLETLPEAAAVQHYGGRIELIQVEVPSSTTAIVQRILELHGEESQGAWSPQNRP, from the coding sequence GTGGCACACTCAGTTAGTGTTCTTAGGAGAAGTCCCCTGAACCTTTACACCCTTGAAACCCTTGTGGCTGCCATCAATGCTGCACCCCAAGACTGGCGCCCTTTGGTATTTACCAATGGCTGTTTTGACCTGATCCATGCGGGTCATGTGCGCTATCTGGCGGCAGCCCGTGCCCTTGGCAAACGCTTGGTGGTGGGCTTGAATAGCGATCGCTCGGTGGCAGCCCTGAAGCCCAAACGGCCAATTATTCCCGAACAGCAGCGGGCAGAGGTGCTTGCTAGTTTACGATCAGTAGATGCGGTGGTGCTATTTAGCGATCGCACTGCCACGACCCTGATTGAGATTCTCCAGCCGGAGATCTACGTCAAGGGGGGCGATTACCAACTGGAGACCCTACCCGAGGCGGCGGCTGTTCAGCACTATGGCGGTCGCATTGAACTCATTCAAGTAGAGGTTCCCAGTTCGACAACGGCGATCGTCCAACGCATTTTAGAGTTGCATGGGGAGGAATCACAGGGCGCATGGTCACCGCAGAACCGACCTTAG
- a CDS encoding GUN4 domain-containing protein, translating to MVTAEPTLADLREQLYSGNEKSQLAAMTTLSTAGSEGYHLLQEFLKDSATLSPPPAPWIRGQAYRLLYHCQEETVQAFLQQHYPQGVIPLRSDRGVDYQELAELLVAEKFEAADRLTTQKLCELAGPMAQKRRWLYFTEVEQFPIVDLQTIDQLWLAFSLGRFGYSVQRQLWLGCGQNWDRLWEKIGWRQGKRWPRYPNEFIWDLSAPRGHLPLTNQLRGVQVINALLNHPAWTA from the coding sequence ATGGTCACCGCAGAACCGACCTTAGCGGATTTACGGGAGCAGTTGTACAGCGGCAACGAAAAGTCCCAACTGGCCGCCATGACCACCCTGAGTACGGCAGGCAGTGAAGGCTATCACCTCTTACAGGAGTTCCTGAAAGACAGTGCCACCTTGTCCCCCCCACCCGCCCCTTGGATTCGCGGTCAGGCCTATCGTCTCCTTTACCATTGCCAAGAAGAGACCGTACAAGCGTTTTTACAACAGCACTATCCCCAAGGGGTCATTCCGCTGCGCTCCGATCGCGGGGTGGACTATCAAGAACTGGCTGAGTTACTGGTGGCCGAAAAATTTGAAGCGGCCGATCGCCTAACGACACAAAAGCTCTGTGAACTGGCAGGGCCGATGGCACAAAAACGCCGCTGGCTCTACTTTACCGAGGTGGAGCAATTCCCTATTGTGGATTTGCAGACGATTGATCAATTGTGGCTCGCCTTTTCCTTGGGTCGCTTTGGCTATTCGGTGCAGCGGCAACTGTGGCTGGGCTGTGGTCAAAACTGGGATCGGCTTTGGGAGAAAATTGGCTGGCGGCAGGGCAAGCGGTGGCCGCGCTATCCCAATGAATTTATCTGGGATTTGAGTGCCCCTCGTGGACATTTACCCCTGACTAATCAACTGCGGGGCGTACAGGTGATCAATGCCCTTCTCAATCATCCCGCTTGGACAGCCTAG
- a CDS encoding bifunctional diguanylate cyclase/phosphodiesterase has translation MEHDPSFLFPQFGRPIMGSQGGYGFDFPVSTDPYDLLRSVCARLPLLIIFYDNEGQIHSINQEVTTQLGWDTGDLLSRDFLSHCFPDPETRQQMRYWMIHPPNGWQEIPVHGADGQVLEMIWAFVRFPNGAGLICGYNITDMKLTQAALLETSDRYALLTRGINDGIWDWNLTTNETFYSSRWKSILGYQDHEIGNHIDDWLKRIHSQDVERVKLNLMLHVRGQTPHFHQEFRIQHCNGSYRWALARGLVLRDAYGNATRVAGSLTDLTEHRLAEAQLLHDALHDSLTGLANRTLLFDRIEQAARHGRRRPDYKFAILFIDIDRFKVINDSLGHSCGDLILIELANRLTRIVRPDDTVARIGGDEFVILLDDISNNSDALGVCDRIHCELEKPFIVKDQPITLRVSIGVATRSPHIEKAENYLRNADIAMYRAKLAGGNRYQVFSEEMHLMARDRLSLEVGLRQALERDEFTLFYQPIYRLSDNRLYGFEALIRWQHPTQGLLLPDRFIPLAEETGLILPIGDWVIWRACRDLQHWHEQFPQCRLSVNVNLSNRQLMHPALAEQVLAALEQTQIPPHCLHLEMTESVGIDQPDQVRQTLLKLKAQGIKLSLDDFGTGYSSLAYLTNLPIDILKVDRSFVKLITETNQKHLVIDAIVGLAKGLELEVIAEGVEHPYQVTRLRELGCDYAQGYYFSQPLSIEQVNALLAQIHAA, from the coding sequence ATGGAGCACGATCCCTCGTTTTTATTTCCTCAATTTGGTCGGCCAATCATGGGTAGTCAAGGGGGCTATGGATTTGACTTTCCAGTGAGTACGGATCCCTATGATCTGCTGCGGAGTGTTTGTGCCCGTTTACCCCTGTTGATTATTTTCTATGACAATGAGGGGCAAATTCATTCCATTAACCAAGAGGTGACGACCCAGTTGGGCTGGGATACGGGGGACTTGCTCTCGCGGGATTTTTTGAGCCACTGCTTTCCCGATCCAGAGACACGGCAGCAGATGCGTTATTGGATGATTCATCCCCCCAACGGTTGGCAGGAGATTCCTGTCCATGGTGCAGATGGCCAAGTCCTAGAGATGATCTGGGCTTTTGTGCGATTTCCCAATGGCGCAGGCTTGATCTGCGGCTACAACATTACGGATATGAAGTTGACCCAAGCAGCGTTGCTGGAAACCAGCGATCGCTACGCGCTACTCACCCGTGGCATCAATGATGGCATCTGGGACTGGAACTTGACGACCAATGAGACCTTTTATTCCTCCCGCTGGAAAAGCATTCTCGGCTATCAGGATCACGAAATTGGCAACCACATTGACGATTGGCTCAAGCGCATTCACTCCCAAGATGTCGAGCGGGTGAAGTTGAATTTAATGCTCCATGTGCGGGGACAAACGCCCCATTTCCATCAGGAGTTTCGCATTCAGCATTGCAATGGTTCCTATCGTTGGGCGTTGGCACGAGGGCTGGTACTGCGGGATGCCTATGGCAATGCTACACGGGTTGCGGGTTCCCTGACGGATTTGACCGAACATCGCCTTGCCGAGGCACAGTTGCTCCATGATGCCCTCCACGACTCCCTGACGGGGTTGGCCAATCGCACGCTGCTCTTTGATCGCATTGAACAGGCGGCTCGCCACGGTCGGCGTCGTCCCGACTACAAGTTTGCAATTTTGTTCATTGACATTGATCGCTTTAAGGTCATTAATGACAGCCTTGGCCACAGTTGTGGTGACTTGATTTTGATTGAATTGGCCAATCGCCTCACCCGCATTGTCCGCCCCGATGATACGGTTGCTCGTATTGGCGGTGATGAGTTTGTGATTTTGCTGGATGACATTAGCAACAATAGCGATGCTTTGGGGGTTTGCGATCGCATTCACTGTGAACTGGAGAAACCTTTTATTGTCAAAGACCAACCGATTACGCTGCGGGTGAGTATTGGCGTGGCCACCCGATCGCCCCATATTGAGAAGGCAGAAAACTATTTGCGCAATGCCGATATTGCCATGTATCGTGCCAAGCTGGCGGGGGGCAATCGCTATCAAGTCTTTAGTGAAGAAATGCATTTGATGGCGCGCGATCGCCTCTCCCTCGAAGTCGGGTTGCGCCAAGCCCTTGAGCGAGATGAATTTACCCTCTTTTATCAGCCCATTTACCGCCTTAGTGATAATCGTCTCTACGGTTTTGAAGCCCTGATTCGCTGGCAGCATCCCACCCAAGGATTACTCCTCCCGGATCGCTTCATTCCCCTTGCCGAGGAGACTGGCCTGATTTTGCCCATTGGCGATTGGGTGATCTGGCGCGCCTGTCGCGATCTCCAGCACTGGCACGAGCAATTTCCCCAGTGTCGGTTGTCTGTGAATGTCAATTTATCGAATCGGCAACTGATGCACCCTGCCCTCGCGGAACAGGTGTTGGCTGCCTTGGAGCAAACCCAAATCCCCCCCCATTGCCTGCACCTCGAAATGACCGAAAGTGTGGGGATTGATCAGCCCGATCAGGTGCGGCAGACATTGCTCAAACTCAAGGCGCAAGGGATCAAACTCAGTCTCGATGACTTTGGTACGGGCTATTCTTCTCTTGCCTACTTGACCAATCTTCCCATTGACATCCTGAAAGTGGATCGCAGCTTTGTGAAGCTGATCACCGAAACCAACCAAAAACACCTCGTGATTGATGCCATTGTCGGCCTCGCCAAGGGTCTAGAACTCGAAGTGATTGCCGAAGGGGTAGAGCATCCCTATCAGGTGACACGACTGCGGGAACTAGGCTGTGACTACGCTCAGGGCTATTATTTCTCACAACCCCTCAGTATTGAGCAAGTGAATGCCCTCCTCGCACAAATCCATGCAGCATAA
- a CDS encoding DUF3352 domain-containing protein, whose product MTTQSQPSVRSPRRFRPWLVGGVAIVILGAGTAAAVFLWQRLSQRPIAPGMAIAPKSALLTLTLPTDPKPWEALAKSGLLQAQPWLNPSYDPLSPEGVNLAQLDYLKDVRPFIGDQATVVLLPITPESVRESPVPPHVWIVPTLNVPMGEQLLQSVIGEPITEINGVKIFKAKGILPDPDSGANTSGAQDAIALVTHENQAYILWSQHQSALQQVIATAQANNGIGSQPTYQQAVKGLSDHRPLVELYVNLPAFLASQMAAPEGSLPEPPRELQGIVLTADMTSEQIELEAVTWRSQQDQALVSEGESRELSRLVPETTLAFYSTGSFRNLWQNTPASVQETITNTVKELTGLDWQQAFVPWMDGEFAAAFVPVPALGNAPSLLFLSQTSDRPQASQTLSQLDSQIRDRLRWQVQQTATEPQPITTWRIPPGLPVGQHGWLNDQTLFLGLGPLTDMSTPPERSLADSPLYRAVLPQPKDTQFYLNLSNLGSLQNNLLLPELAPEVARSLQPFAALGITSHVRDNQFTHYMARIRLKPLSPP is encoded by the coding sequence ATGACCACACAATCTCAGCCTTCTGTGCGCTCCCCCCGTCGGTTCCGCCCTTGGTTGGTGGGCGGGGTAGCCATTGTGATTCTAGGCGCGGGAACGGCAGCAGCGGTATTCCTATGGCAGCGCTTGAGCCAACGCCCGATCGCCCCCGGAATGGCGATCGCCCCCAAGAGCGCCCTCTTGACCCTCACCTTACCCACAGATCCCAAGCCTTGGGAAGCCCTTGCCAAAAGCGGCCTGTTACAAGCCCAACCGTGGTTGAACCCCAGCTATGATCCGCTCTCGCCAGAGGGGGTGAATCTGGCACAACTGGACTACCTCAAGGATGTCCGCCCCTTTATTGGTGACCAAGCCACAGTGGTGTTGTTGCCTATTACCCCAGAGTCCGTCAGAGAATCACCCGTACCGCCCCACGTTTGGATTGTGCCGACCCTAAATGTACCGATGGGGGAGCAACTCCTGCAAAGCGTCATTGGCGAACCGATCACAGAAATCAACGGCGTGAAAATCTTCAAGGCCAAGGGGATTCTCCCTGACCCCGACAGCGGCGCGAACACCTCCGGTGCGCAGGATGCGATCGCCCTCGTTACGCATGAGAATCAGGCCTACATCCTCTGGAGTCAGCACCAGAGCGCCCTGCAACAAGTCATTGCCACCGCCCAAGCCAACAACGGCATTGGCAGCCAGCCCACCTATCAACAAGCCGTGAAAGGGTTATCCGATCATCGTCCGCTGGTCGAACTCTATGTGAACCTACCCGCCTTTTTAGCCAGTCAGATGGCTGCCCCTGAGGGGAGTCTTCCTGAACCCCCGCGGGAACTCCAAGGGATTGTCCTAACAGCAGACATGACCTCTGAGCAAATTGAATTGGAGGCAGTGACATGGCGTTCGCAACAGGATCAAGCCCTTGTCAGTGAAGGTGAAAGCCGTGAACTCAGCCGTCTGGTGCCGGAGACCACCTTAGCCTTTTACAGTACGGGTTCCTTTAGGAATTTATGGCAGAATACCCCCGCTTCTGTCCAAGAAACAATTACTAATACGGTTAAAGAGCTCACAGGCCTTGATTGGCAACAGGCCTTTGTCCCTTGGATGGATGGCGAATTTGCTGCTGCCTTTGTGCCCGTTCCCGCCCTAGGCAATGCCCCTAGTTTACTCTTTCTCAGTCAGACCAGCGATCGCCCCCAAGCCAGTCAAACCTTGAGCCAACTCGATAGCCAAATTCGCGATCGCCTACGGTGGCAAGTACAACAAACAGCAACAGAACCGCAACCGATCACCACTTGGCGCATTCCGCCGGGGTTGCCAGTAGGGCAGCACGGTTGGCTGAATGACCAGACCCTCTTTTTGGGACTCGGCCCTTTGACGGATATGAGTACCCCCCCTGAGCGCTCCCTTGCCGACTCTCCCCTCTACCGTGCAGTGCTGCCCCAGCCCAAAGACACGCAGTTCTACCTGAATTTGAGTAACCTTGGGTCACTGCAAAATAACTTGCTCTTGCCCGAACTGGCACCTGAAGTCGCGCGATCGCTCCAGCCCTTTGCTGCCCTAGGCATTACCAGTCATGTGCGAGATAATCAGTTTACCCACTACATGGCTCGAATTCGCCTAAAACCCCTCTCACCACCGTAG